A region from the Rosa rugosa chromosome 6, drRosRugo1.1, whole genome shotgun sequence genome encodes:
- the LOC133714002 gene encoding root meristem growth factor 10, with the protein MSTCTTHHCPLYLFLLLLCLLSLHACSARRLAGVDDPNKSSEKLHFTNKGTDVNITVVPKVKSFSSSKPVLEVTEGSEITVETEPDSDDSTREESPKRYHTKATPNVKNVSSRKRKGSTSSSSSAADQKSKTRSDQHVSVSWRVPRNKRGIQKQPGFNLDYSPPKTHPPSHN; encoded by the exons ATGTCGACCTGCACTACTCATCACTGTCCTctatatctttttcttcttcttctatgcCTGCTTTCTTTGCATGCATGTAGTGCCCGGCGTCTTGCTGGGGTTGATGATCCTAACAAGTCTTCGGAAAAGCTTCACTTCACCAACAAG GGTACTGATGTTAACATTACAGTTGTGCCGAAAGTGAAATCTTTCTCGTCATCAAAGCCGGTTCTTGAAGTTACAGAAGGATCAGAAATCACGGTGGAGACGGAACCCGATAGCGATGATAGTACTAGAGAAGAAAGTCCTAAACGGTACCACACAAAAGCTACCCCCAATGTGAAGAATGTCTCATCGAGAAAAAGGAAAGGATCAACCTCATCATCCTCAAGTGCTGCAGATCAGAAGTCGAAGACAAGGTCTGATCAGCATGTTTCAGTTTCATGGCGAGTGCCGCGAAACAAACGAGGGATTCAGAAGCAACCAGGGTTTAATCTGGACTATTCACCCCCGAAGACACACCCTCCTTCTCATAACTGA